The Synechococcus sp. MU1643 genome contains a region encoding:
- a CDS encoding Tat pathway signal protein translates to MAVFSLLCSSCGTPVEIPGRYGFKLKSAGVTNTVCTQCRQGAFLASRRDNISGQIALGPSPGRRRLIPLVAAVAASALLIAGVVWRSAVPTAQEALPVSESPSR, encoded by the coding sequence ATGGCAGTTTTTTCTCTCCTTTGTTCCAGCTGTGGAACACCCGTTGAGATCCCGGGTCGTTACGGCTTCAAGTTGAAGAGTGCAGGGGTCACCAACACGGTGTGCACCCAATGCCGGCAGGGGGCATTCCTGGCGTCACGACGCGACAACATCTCAGGCCAGATCGCTCTTGGGCCCAGTCCTGGGCGTCGACGCTTGATTCCCCTGGTCGCTGCTGTGGCAGCCTCGGCCCTGTTGATCGCCGGTGTCGTTTGGCGTTCTGCCGTGCCGACGGCTCAGGAGGCTTTACCAGTTAGTGAATCTCCCTCCAGGTAG
- a CDS encoding mechanosensitive ion channel family protein — MDPTGFLTTLLIGSAITLTLVFLCRTVFPRFTKRSKTDFDDFVLNAFAASVVPLGLVVTLILAQDDLGLPNNIERAYNTSLRIVGTVILIRLVNRIGARFLFGLARRAGADDLQQLLQSLLPLLRTVVWAIGSLVLLQSLGVKMTVIWGLLSAGGIGIGLALKEPAQELFAYLMILLDKPFTVGQFITVGSTSATVERIGVRSTHLRSLRGEQVVMSNSSLTGSTILNFAEMAQRRMIYSIGVTYSTSAEQMKAIPTIIQTIIDAKEHSTFNRCHFTEFADSSLNFELVYYIDTRDFTVALNEQQAINLGIMEAFAEEGVDFAFPSRTLYLEGDSLTGKAS; from the coding sequence TCAGCCATCACCCTGACCCTGGTCTTCCTATGTAGGACGGTTTTTCCTCGGTTCACGAAGCGGAGCAAAACCGACTTCGACGACTTTGTGCTCAACGCCTTCGCCGCTTCGGTGGTGCCTTTAGGTTTGGTGGTCACCCTGATCCTTGCGCAGGATGATTTGGGCTTGCCCAACAACATCGAAAGGGCCTACAACACATCGCTACGGATTGTTGGCACGGTCATTCTGATTCGGTTGGTTAACCGAATCGGAGCTCGATTCCTTTTCGGATTGGCACGCCGTGCAGGCGCAGATGATCTTCAACAACTCCTCCAAAGCCTGCTCCCGCTGCTGAGAACCGTGGTGTGGGCTATCGGCTCCTTGGTGCTGCTGCAGAGCCTGGGCGTGAAGATGACGGTGATCTGGGGTTTGCTCAGCGCCGGCGGCATCGGCATCGGCTTGGCCCTGAAAGAACCTGCCCAGGAATTGTTCGCTTATCTGATGATTCTTCTGGACAAGCCCTTCACCGTTGGGCAATTCATCACAGTGGGCTCAACTTCGGCAACGGTGGAACGCATCGGTGTTCGCTCCACCCATCTGCGCAGCCTGCGCGGTGAACAAGTGGTGATGAGCAACTCATCCCTTACAGGCTCCACCATCCTCAACTTCGCCGAAATGGCACAACGCCGGATGATCTATTCGATTGGCGTCACCTACAGCACATCAGCCGAGCAGATGAAGGCGATACCAACGATTATTCAAACCATCATCGATGCTAAGGAGCACAGCACCTTCAACCGCTGCCACTTCACCGAATTCGCTGATTCCAGCTTGAATTTTGAACTGGTTTATTACATCGACACCCGCGATTTCACGGTCGCTTTGAACGAACAGCAAGCAATAAACCTCGGAATCATGGAGGCCTTTGCAGAAGAAGGCGTCGATTTTGCCTTCCCGAGCCGGACGCTCTACCTGGAGGGAGATTCACTAACTGGTAAAGCCTCCTGA